CGGGCCATGCTCCTGGCGGCGGCGTTCACCGGGCCACCGGCGTTGCTGATCCCGCTCGCCGGACCCGGCGGCCGACTCGCCCTGCCGGCGATCGGCGGAATGCTGGTCAGCCTCGGGGTGGCGGTGGGCAACGTGCTCAAGGGCAGCTTCCGGCAGACCTACACGCCGCACCACCTGCTGGGCCGCGTCACGGTGAGCATGCAGATGCTCAACTACGGCACGATCCCGCTGGCCGCGGTGCTGGCCGGGGCGGTCGGCGCGGCCCACGGGGCCGGCACCGCGATCGCGGTGATGACGGGCTGGCTCGCGCTCACCCCGGCGATTCTGCTGATCGGGCCGCTACGGCGGCGACGGGACCTGCCCGCCGCGCCGAAGCGGCCCTGAAAACGCGCTGCGGCGGCGGCCGTCAGTTGGCCGCCGCCACCGGCACGGGATCTACAGCGGACGGACGTTGTCCGCCTGCGGACCCTTCTGACCCTGGGTCACCTCGAACTCGACCTTCTGGCCCTCGTTCAGCTCCCGGTAACCGCTCGACGCGATGGCCGAGTAGTGGACGAACACGTCCGGCCCTCCGCCATCCTGCTCGATGAAGCCGAAGCCCTTTTCCGAGTTGAACCACTTAACCGTGCCGGTTGCCATGCATCTCTCCCTGTTCCAAAGCGGGTGAACCTCGGTCGTCGACCGAATGATCGCCCGGTGCCACCCCGAGAGTAACCGGCCGAACCCCGATCCGCTGGCCGAACTCTCGGCGCGGCGACGCGAAAGCCGGGCGGTGCGAGGTCGGCTGGGGCATGCTTGCCCCGATGAGAGGTGCCACAGCCGACGCGCTGACCGAGATCGAGCGGGAGATCGACGCTCCCGGCGGCGGGCTGGACCGGCTCCGGCTGGTGCGGATCCCGTTCGTCCCCGAGGTCCGGCTTTACCTGGCCGAGGACGCCATCGTGTGGTGGGCCCGGATGGAGGCGCAGGCCGGGCACGCCCTGCCCGCGCCGTACTGGGCCTCGGTCTGGGCCGGTGGACAGGCCCTCGCGCGCCACCTGCTCGACCACCCCGACCTCGCGGCCGGCCGCCGGGTGCTCGACCTCGCCGCCGGGTCCGGCCTGGTGGCGATCGCCGCCGCGCTCGCCGGCGCCGAGCGCGTGGTCGCCAACGACATCGACCCGTACGCGGTCGCGGCGGTCACCGTCAACGCCCGGGCCAACGATGTGACGGTCGCAACCACCGGCGGCGATCTGCTCGACTCCGACCTCGACGGGGTGGACCTGCTGGTGGCCGGGGACGTGCTCTACGACGCGACGATGGCGGCGCGGGTGCTGCCCTTCCTGCGACGGGCCGCCGCCGCGGGCGCCGACGTGCTGGTGGGCGATCCCGGGCGGGGCCACCTGCCGCCGGGCGTGCTGGCGACGGTGGCCAGCTACCCCGTGCCGACCACCGAGCCCGCCGTCGACTCGACCGTGCGCCGGGTGCAGGTGCTGCGCCCCCGGTGACCCACGGGCTCTCAGGGTCGACCCCGAGCCCGATACCAGGGGGCGGTGGGGGATCGGACCCGATGTCCCGGGTGGCCGGGCGGCCATAGCGTACGGGCATGGCGGATTGGCTGACCCAGCTCGGAGAGCTCCCCACCACCCTGCTCATGGGGGTGCTCGGGGTGGTGATGCTCTTCGACGCCGTACCGCTGCTCGGGGTGCTGGTCCCCGGCGACGTGGCGATCCTGGCCGCGATGGGGGTCGGCGGCCCGACCACCGGGGCCGCCACCTTCGCCGTCGTGGTGGCCGGCTGCCTCGCCGGCTGGTCGCTGAGCTTCCTCGCCGGCCGCCGGTACGGCGAACGCCTGCGGCGCAGCCGCCTCGGCGACTGGATCGGCGAGGCGCGCTGGGCGGCGGCGGAGGGGATCCTCCAGCGCGGCGGCGGCCGGATGGTGCTGGTCGCGCCCTTCCTGCCGGTGTTCAACGCGCTGCTGCCGCTGGCGGCGGGCGGGCTGCGGATGTCGTACCCGCGCTTCCTCGGCTGCGCGACGCTCGGCGCGGCGGCCTGGGCCGGTCTCTACCTGGCGCTGGGCACCGCGTCGCGGTCGCTCGCCGGGCTGCTGCCGGGGGAGTCCAGTCCGATGCTGG
Above is a genomic segment from Micromonospora sp. M71_S20 containing:
- a CDS encoding methyltransferase, which translates into the protein MRGATADALTEIEREIDAPGGGLDRLRLVRIPFVPEVRLYLAEDAIVWWARMEAQAGHALPAPYWASVWAGGQALARHLLDHPDLAAGRRVLDLAAGSGLVAIAAALAGAERVVANDIDPYAVAAVTVNARANDVTVATTGGDLLDSDLDGVDLLVAGDVLYDATMAARVLPFLRRAAAAGADVLVGDPGRGHLPPGVLATVASYPVPTTEPAVDSTVRRVQVLRPR
- a CDS encoding cold-shock protein, with protein sequence MATGTVKWFNSEKGFGFIEQDGGGPDVFVHYSAIASSGYRELNEGQKVEFEVTQGQKGPQADNVRPL
- a CDS encoding DedA family protein, with product MADWLTQLGELPTTLLMGVLGVVMLFDAVPLLGVLVPGDVAILAAMGVGGPTTGAATFAVVVAGCLAGWSLSFLAGRRYGERLRRSRLGDWIGEARWAAAEGILQRGGGRMVLVAPFLPVFNALLPLAAGGLRMSYPRFLGCATLGAAAWAGLYLALGTASRSLAGLLPGESSPMLVTMAVGLLLAGAVAMGTRRRLRAVTGA